A window of the Lactuca sativa cultivar Salinas chromosome 5, Lsat_Salinas_v11, whole genome shotgun sequence genome harbors these coding sequences:
- the LOC111910602 gene encoding uncharacterized protein LOC111910602 — protein MGKKKMPMKTKELSLAMAESSSVIGEVQVEQQQGQLITPRKRGRPRKIVDKSEEDDEESLQEEMELKKAKSNEELVKKEDKEPSSPTTTTIAANKDQPRRSRRKSKPRKSC, from the coding sequence ATGGGAAAGAAGAAGATGCCAATGAAAACAAAAGAACTATCGTTAGCCATGGCAGAATCATCATCAGTAATTGGAGAGGTACAAGTGGAACAACAACAGGGACAACTTATTACCCCAAGAAAGAGAGGCAGGCCTAGGAAAATAGTGGATAaaagtgaagaagatgatgaagaaagTTTGCAAGAAGAGATGGAGTTAAAGAAAGCAAAGTCAAATGAAGAGTTGGTCAAAAAAGAAGATAAAGAACCATCGtctcctactactactactattgcTGCTAACAAGGATCAACCCAGAAGAAGCAGAAGAAAAAGCAAGCCAAGAAAAAGTTGCTAG